atatctaggatatattagaagcattaattaaaaaaaatcacgttaattgatgaaaaatatagtAAGTAGGAAACGGTATGAAACATAGTTACAATAAATGGGCTAAACAACAGTAAGAAATGTCAATATTATCAATTAAGTCCATATCTCCCctttatattttgtaagttaTACATATATCCATTCAAATGGGTCCAAAAAATATCAACATTAGGCTGACTTTCCCACCtgatataaatgatatattaaTGGCACATAAAAAACTGGTGCAACTATCCAAACTATCAACCATAAGTTACCATTGTGGTGGTTGGTTTTCAACATGTGGCAGCCtattaaaatatgtaataaCTCCATCAACCAACCACATACATATGTTAGTATATATTGGAAGGGAACATATTGTAAGGAGCTTGGAGACTGAACGAGGTCTGATATATGTTGGAGAACAGGTTACAAAAAGCATCCAGAAGACAAATCTTCAGGTGAAGCTGCATCACACTTGGACTTTCCATTTTAACGGTATGATCTTTAACTCAATAAAGAATAGGTAAACAAATCCATAATACATTTTTAAGCTGAATGCCCTCATCTTTCAATGTATGGGGAAATTTTCCCAAACTAGTACTGATTTTTAAATGGTATGTACTGATGTTAAAGAGTTTGGATTTTGATTGTCTATAGCACATTGTTAGTAATATGCATCACTGATCTGTTGAACAGttgacattaatttatttaatataagtgACTCATGTGGCTGTAAAATCACACAATCATCAAGATTATAGGGTAATACATATTCACTGACTTAAAAGGAGAGAATCAACCTTAAGAAATGTGTATTATTGACTCCCAATATGGGGTAAGTTTGGAATTAGTTTGCAGTGTACCCAAAGCTTCCATGCTTTTACatagaattttaaaagtgattttccatgtttttaaaGAATGTGCATGAGAGGTAGTAATTATTGTGACTGACAAACTCCTTGAAGATGGCAACTAAGATTAATGATGAATTTTTGTTAACATAGTATGCCTAAATAGGGCAACATTCTAACGTTCTAATAAGGAATGAAGCcttaatgaaatgaacaacGAAAAGAAACAATTAGCTACGCGGTTAACATGGTATAACAGTTAAAGATGTACCGGTCGACCGTTATATAAGACCGGTTGAGAGATTTCTCAACCGGTAGACACTGCCGAATTTTGTAAGCAGCATCAAAATGCATCCTGTGAAGTTGTAGGTCAACCACTTTCTTCCACATTATAATAGCTTAGAGCAAGGAAGAGAATAGATTTGGTTTACGAGGAACCAAACAATTGTACCGATGTTTTTTTTATGCTCATCAAGACCAACAACACATCCCCTACCACAAAAAAGTTGGACAATCTGAAATATTGGTCTTGAACAAGGACCTCCAAAAGCACTACAACCTTAGCCTCAACAGcagaaccatgtctaggaaGTTGAATTAACTATACTTCACTTGGTTGTCTAAGGTCAATATAAATTATGGTGCGTTTCTGTATAGATGTCAGACGTCGATCATTGTCTAACGCCATCTTTTAGGGTATTAGTGTCGCATTTGCATTTTCACAAGTTATTTCCTCAACATAATGATTTTAAGtgtatttaatgattttaaaagtaTTGCTTATGATTGTGTATAGCAGAGAAGTATCAATTTTGCAACATATGACctttaaattgaaaatcatgGGGAAATTATCACGTGTGCAGTCTAAACCGGTTCTATAATTTCTCAATTCTCAATTTGTAtcaaaaaatgagaatagatGACGTTGTCGAATTCGGTTTATCTTCAAGTATGCAATCAATTGATACAAAAGTGATATGATAATTTGTTAAAGTATTATTGGGGCACTTTTTTACGTTATTTATGTAATGTAGATGATGCAATCGGTGAAGGAGAAAACAATCAAGCGGGAGTTTGAAGTGAAAGAGGAGGACGTCGTCAATGACGATGCATTTATCGGTGGCACTTACCACCTGGGTGGAAACGGTTTGAAAGAGAAGGTGTTGAAGGGTATTTCAGATGAAGAAGTCTACAAATTGCAATTCGATTGCATAGATGAGGCTGGaacattttacaacatgttagcAAAAGTAGCCGGATTTAGTATTCGAAAAGATGATTTGAAGCGAGACAAGAATGGAGATATAATATCTGAAAGTGGGTGTGTTCTAGAGAGGACAGCGAGCGACaaagtttattgaaaatgaCAAGCGACAGGGAGCCACGATATTGAGTAGAGTTGGATGTGAAGCTGCATTTCGTGTAGGCTTGAATAGGAAAGATGGAAAGTGGATTGTAAAGGAATTTATAGGAgatcataatcataatttggTCGATGCTATAACACCAATTCCTTCGGTTCATCGAACATAAGTAATCCAGATAAGGCACAGTTGATGTTTTGCGTAAAGTAGGTGTTAAAACAACACAAATTATGGACTATATGGTCAAACAATCAGGGGGACATGAGCAGTCGGTTTCACACAAAAAATATACAATCACGttgatgcaatgcgtagaaGTGAAATTAAGACGGTGATGCAGAAGCGGCATGGCTTATTTGTGTGAAAAGGCAGAAatggattcttcatttttttataaattcaacatTGATGAAGAAAGTCGACTAGCAAATTTGTTTTGGGCTGATTCAACTGCTCGAATGGATTATGCGTGTTTTGGAGATGTTAAGCATTTGACACAACCTATAGGACAAATGCCTATAAAAAGCTCTAGTAGTGTTGGTCGGTGTTAATCATCACCACCAAACTGTTGTATTTGGTTGTGCGTTATTGATAGATGAAAGTGTTGGGACATATGAATGGGTGTTGGAGACATTTCTTGAGGCAATGATGAATAAGAAACCATATCTGTTGTAACGATGGGGATAAAGCTATGCGTAAGGCAATCAAAAACTATTACCCGATACGTGTATCGATTGTGTTCATGGCATTTGCAACGAAATGCATTCCGAATGTGCatattaaggatttctcaagaTATTGCAAGGTGCATGTTCATGCGTGGGAATGAAGCAGAATTTGAAAAGGTTTGGCATGAAATGGTTGCAAATTTGGGACTTAATGAGAATCGTTGGGTGACCGAGATATATGGGAAACGTAAAAGATGGGCAGAGGCGTATTTACGTGGAAATTTCTTTGGAGGGATGAGAACCACACaaaggtgtgagagtatgaatgcatatctaaatagattcttaaaaattCGTTTGCGACTGTATGAGTTTGTACAACAATTTGATAGAGCCATAATGAGAATACGGCAAAACGAGGCAAAGGCAGAGTTCGAGTCGAACAATTCTTCACCAGTGCTTTCGACCAAACTATccataattgaaaatcatgctGCGACGGTATACACGAAAGAATCTTTCCTTAAATTTCGTGAGGAGATGAAGAATGCAGAGTTATTCTTTGTGGTAGGTCTTGTAAGTGATCATTCAATGCGGGCATACACATTATCTAAGTTCAGACACCCGAACTTAAATTGGGAAGTACAATTTTGCCCGGATattgtaacattaaaatgctcATGCATGATGTTTGAGTCAATTGGCATCCCATGTTGCCACATGGTGGTGGTTATGAAGGTGGAGCATTTGGAAGAGATTCCTCAGTCATGTATTATGAAGAGGTGGACAAAGTTAGCAAAGGTGTATACAAGATCAGTACGAGTGAATGAGACGGATAACGACATGGATCGGTTTGTACGATATGGTTCATTGAGTTCGATGTGCAACAAGCTCTCCTACTTTGCGTCAGATACGTCATCTTCATTTATAGAGgccaaaaatgaaatacaaaatttgacggcgagaatggaggaactctataactataatttgaaagggaagaaaatagcaGCAGATGGAGCGACAAGCAATAACCAAGTTCGTGATCCAAATATTGTGAAGACTAAAGGGAATCCAGGCAAAGTGGCAATGAATGTTCAAAAGGGAAGACGATGTAGTCGTTGTAAAAGAGTGGGTCACACAATTCGAAAGTGTCCAGAAGCTACAATCCCTCAAAATGCTCAGCCGGGTTATATGGTATGtcatattcaattaaaaattgcCCCTAAGATTAATTTTGGTAGGTGTACTTAAATAAATGACTAACATAATTGTTTTGATGGCATTATGAGTACGTAGGAGGAAACTAATTTGTCTTCCCAATGTGacattcaaatggaaatgatgccttcaacaaattcatcagtTGACATTTTTGCAAGCATACATGTATGTACAATAGGCTTGTTATATAATTTCCAAACATTGATAACatctaatttaataataattgacaacacttaatttttgaaaaatgcagGGAATGTTAGGGGAGCATTTGTCGAATGACCGATCTGACATGTACATAGATTGTGGTGAACTTAATAATGTAAGATCGGGAATAAAGAAACACTTTTGACATGAATTTGAGCTatgcattatttaatgattaggtttaattaattggaatggAATTGGACAGCTGAAAATAACAATGGAATGTGCATGTGCAGATAGCAGGATTTCAGcaacatgaacaaaatatgaCAACACCATGTCAAGGTGGGGAtccaaacaaatatccaaatatGGTGGAAAtgcaaccttttttttattccttaacgGAGTAAGGGATGGTAGGTATTAAATCAGTATTTTTATTAGTTGACGTTATCGCTTCCAGTAATGTGTACTTTTAACTTGACTATttaatgaaaagtttgaattttgatcaaGAGTCAAGTTGATTGATAGACTGCAATATCCTctacatttataatttaattgattacaagtGATAAAATGATTGGTAAATGGAGAAACGATTCATTTATATCATGTCGATAAAACGGTTAATTATGCAgatttattaaattcaattgtGGTTAAAGTTTGACAAATTAGGTGTTATGAATAACTATAGGAAAGTAATCAATATGATGTGTAATTCATATGAAACAAAGGTGTCGGTTGAGggaattcctcaaccggttgagggaaTTTCATCAACCGGTTGAGGGATTTTTccaccagtggctaccggttgaggaattttctcaaccggttgagacaattcctcaaccggttgacacTGGTGGAAATTGACTCAACCGTTTGGTACATGCGGTCGACCGGGTAGGTCGACCGGTTTCATGAACTTAAAACAACCCTCAACCGGATGAGCAAATTCCTCACTCGGTTGATACCCATCTTCAACCGATTGCAACTGGTTAAAAAACGATCTACCCATTGAGAAAATCCGTCAACCAGTTTGCTATATTGTCAACCCGTTCCCACTGGTCAATCATTCgtcaaccggttgagacaatttcttcattgatcAACCGCTTTCCACAACTCAAAAAATTGGTCACTCCCTTTAGAAAAATCTTCAATCACTCAATTGAACGCCGACACCGGGTCATTCTGCATCCAAATTGTTTGAGGTGGTTGGGACAAATCCTGAATGAGTTCACACTGCATCCATAGGGTCATTATCAATATGAGGAATGTTCTCAACCGGTAGGCATAATGCGTATGCCTATGAAAAGTGGACTTAGCTAAATCGTTGGACTAGTTCTTACGGCTGAATGTCATTCATCAACTGGTCTACTAATGTactaactatatatttttagcatagataaatgaatatttacaaaTCTGATTAGGTTAAAGATCGTACAAATCACACATGTCGAACATGAATGATaccaatatattacaatttcattttgcctACCATATTGAAAGAAGAGTATTTGGATAGTCAAATAAAATGGACTTAATCATTAATAATGTATGGTCATCGAATCTCACAACTTCCCAATAAACATGACCATATGTGGAGatggaaatgataaatattagaaaaataacaaatatcataataataattttttcattgctcGTGTCGACGTCTTTGTACAAACAATAGCCacaatggtttgtttttctctatttccctCGTGTAAAACTAAATCACATGCTATTTCTCGACGTATTTTAACGGAATTACAAAAGTCGGATCTCGTCATCGAATCACCATTTTTGAATCTCTGCATATGTCTAATGACATGCACTCCACAGTCCCacctaagaaagagaaaagaaaagcaaaacaactTATTGAATGGTTGTCTAATTATACAtcagaaaaaagaatattaatgtgAGTTATGTATTCATACTAACCCATTATCTTGGGTTGGAATCGAAGGAGCCCAATCAATGGAGAATTGGAAGACATCTTTCCCTATGTCATACAGTTTGAAGAACGTTTGacaaaattcaacctaatttattttgaaagtggttaataaatatagaagagaaaaaaaaaaccaaataaaaaggaaaacaaaaaggagaaagCATACCACTTTTTTCACACTCTTAAACCGGAACTCGTCCCGACTCTTCGATcgtaatgaatccaaaatttggatatcAAAGTCTTTGAAGTCAATGATGCACAGATACCAATGACCAGGGCAATCGTCATGCATTGGAATAAATAGCTGTAAAGGtaggaaaacaatatatatgacttgggccacaaaaaatatagtatattataggtgaaaacattacaaataattactaaCCTTCTCGCAATCATCCAATTCGCTAATGTACTTACTCACGATGGATGTTTTTCTATCGAAAAAAGGATGAGGACTCCCGCACAAAATCATTTgctaataagaaaacataatacgaacattagtatattgtacttaatatgtaagtaaacaacaagagaaatatgagcttactgaaaatgtcgtgggaagatagcatcttatacttcgtatgcctatgaattgtctttcaaaataatttagctttgaggcttctagatttattacctgttgttgaacaataacttcaataaatttatttaactaatatagcacgcatttgatataaatgaagtaGGTACTTACAACATCGAACAAATTTTGTCTAGGACGTAAGCAGTGAAAATCTCCACGAACTCCATGTTCATGACCAAAGTCAACAAGAACctcactaaaataataatatgttcaaACAAACTTGAATAAATTGGAAGCATATGAAGGCTAAAATTGTAACAACACATCTATGAATGTTCTAGACACGACAAACCTTTTTGACAATGCTctattgaaaacataatcagcgacaagagattgaagtacattgaatgattgagtatccaccacgtcttcacgaatggacatggggattgactaaatcgaaaacaagacataattattaactatatatgttaagtatcaaaaataagaacaatgatattaaactatttgtATTATACCTCTGATGCTTCGTGTTTTACCATCTTCCTTAATTTGTGTACAAACGGGGAGACCTTGAATTTACTTGGTTTCCTCTCCCTTGATGAACgtgttttcatgacatgattaggataaccacatagtgctcgtaatggttcctaaaatggaaaatgcaattaatatacatctatttactatgtaatggttaagtagttgtaaagaaaataattttttcttttatatgatacatacctttccataatctcttctactccttttgattggaagtggtaaaatattttcattttcgtctggaatgatatgcacttcaattgatgtagcacatgcatcttcattcttttcattcaagTCCTCGGTGCATAACTTCTCATTTGACAAAGTGTGAAGATAAtgttcattcacattcatattGTTCGTATCTTCCAAACTTCTCTCGCATGGGAGCATGTCATTCTTCGTTCCTTCCTCGTGAATTCTCAAAGGTTTTCCGCTTGACCTAAGGAAGAGACCTTTCACTGTAGTATAATTCTCCTCAAATTTAGCCAAAATTTGATCACAACTACTACTACTTGCACCATAAGCCATATCAATTAGATGtgtctttaattgttgaaaggttttatCCATCTCCATTAAGTTCCCACCATCAACCTAGTGATATATACGAACGTGattaataacatcataatacaaAGCTTCAATGCTAATATAGATAGTCACGAAGAATATTGTAAAACACTTACTCgtttaataacatctttgttttgattgattaCAAATTTCTCATCGTCCTCATTCTCACTCGCCATTGTCGTTGCATTTCCATCAACGCAATCCCTTATCTCATTTTCTATCACCCATATTTTGAGCtacaatatattcatcaaaatatactACATATCAGATTTTAAACcactaaaaacttaaataaatagtaaacgactttcaaaactataacttacattctcatttgcatatccaccaagttttttcaatcttcgtTTCCTGTCCAATACTTCATCATCTCCCCAAGCAGTAATCCGAGGAGAAGGTCGAGTATAAAGCGGtagaaatttctcttcaaaCGATATATGCTCGTGGTAGAATAACTACGAGTATATTTGACATAGATATATAGTTagttcataaattatattaaaacaaaatcgtatttcactatgatgtaaattaattacaaggacattaccattaaaaacaataagcaaccggaaaccccactttgttgtttcttcttaaACTCTTCAATCCCGTGCACAAGATAGGACAACACAAATTCTGcccaattcatcttctttattgaatcgatgtcttccacaagatgtaagaaagaacgattcacaaaaagcttcattgttgggcacaataatgcacccaacacaaataatacaaaacgaacTTTAAAATCGTTTCCACCCTCTTTATCctccctaatttgattttctaacatcactaatggcaatcgcccttttttatcacaatattttttacataaatcattcttatggctaacatctttgttcatgccaatcttgaaccctcttgccctcaatcccataataaattcaacatcaatggGGGATAATTTGATACAAGTATTATACAACTTTAAGATATAAGTGTTcggattaaaactatttatcaaccaaagacataacccatgatcaattttcctacatcgaagttgcaagaggctaccaaatcctatttcttctatggctgccttttgctttggttctaatttttcaatcacTCTAATCACTCGCTCGGGGGAGCATCGAGTCTGAAGATATAACTGAAAAGATacacaaacatcaaacatgtttacattaatataatttccaacaaatacataagtaaagaaattaaatattcattacaaaaaaaaattacctttggaaccacacccttttgaagtgaatattgttttgaactttctttcGACTTTgccatgaaattttctttttctactttagaaagtgcattccacttcttgcccaattttttcctcaactacattaattggtcacataatttaaattctaattgtaaaatgtaattatattagacATAGCAATATTACtccttacatcatcatttatcttcactcctttatccttctctttcatcatggctaattgatcgttactacaaaacaatttcaaacaaatttaactataacaaccacaaaaattacattaaaaaacatattattttacatatttctattttcccttaCTAGTAATGTATCCAAGCGCCGATAGGCCTCTTTGGATTTCTAACAACTTCAAGACCATCGCGTTCgctcctaaaaattaaatcaaatcatttaagtcaatttttataatatgatttcggATATAATAAATCGAACATACTTTCACCACCACATTATctcaacataagtttttttttcacatttcaataaattttatatttatatcttcctacaatcaatcaaatgccaattaaaatacaaataccaTTACAACTACAACATCCTCCCTAAATCTTCGAGAAGAAGAATCTAGCAGAAAAAATAGCTGACCTGGACATCGGGAGAAATGAAGTCTAAGACTCGGATCTTGGCACCGACCTCGTCCACAATCCTGAGCTCGCGGTCCTTGAGGGAGACTTCTTTGATGAGCTCAAAGACGTCGGCTTGGAGGAGGTTGGCCCGGTTCACGGCGATGGTGGTCTCCACCCACCTGTGAAGACGTCTTTGATCCCGGTTGACGGCGAAGGTGGTCTCCACCTAGCTGTGGAGACGTCTTTGATAAGGTATGGGACCTCGGCCTCGAAGAGGTTGGCCCGGTTGAAGCCGACCGTGGTCTTCACCCAGCTGTGGAGAATCAATGGAGAGCAAAACGGGAAAAGGGAGAGAAACAAAGATGAGAGCCGACCGTGGTCTTCACCCAACCGTGGTCTTCACCCAGCTGTGGAGAATCAATGGAGAGCAAAACggaaaagggagagaaaacaaagatgagaGCCACACAGCCAGCTACGGACGGGAAGAGAGCAAATTTGGGGGAAAAGAGGAGAGATGGGGGAGAGAACGGGAGAGGAGGTACccggttttttttaaaaaaaaatttcatttccatttggATGGCTGAGATCTAGTCATTTTCATCCAATggctgaaaaaaaaatggaggcatGATACCGAAGGAGGCATTGTAGAATTTCCCTATGCATAAACTCATTTCTTGTTCAAGTATTAAACGGGCAAAGGACTATTATGATAGTATCCATATTTATTGTGTAAGTAGTAAATATTCCTAATCATTACAATAAGACTAATCGTGAATATAAACACTTAATTTTAAGTTCGTAAGTTATTATTTATAAGGCCAATTATGAGCTCATTTAAAGTCTTAAAGAGgcatataaaacattataactctactataataaaaaaaaaccacaaaatattaattttagatATAAATTAAACTCTCTAAAAAAGTCATAACCCTTCTAAAAACTATCTTAAACTTCGAAGGGATGTgcctaaaaaaaatcacttgaaCATACCTTATTACAAATACACTAGctatttacaagaaaaaagttagtaaaaaaaaaaaacattattaatcaTATACCAATAAAAACCACAATTATCAATTGTGGTTTTagctttaaaattaaaattacaattatcaattatagttttaagactaataaaattaaataggaGTTCAtgtgattgaaaaattaaattgataaatattttgaaaaacaacctagatgtgacaattttttttcttttttagaaaggAATTATTTTTCCACCAAACTCTAGTTGTTGCCTGCGTATAATTTGTTTCTTCCAAAATTATCATATCAattattcattaaaataaaaaattcgtattaaaaatatctttcaaaaaaacatgaattaattattttaaaaaataaaatagtaaatattaaaatagaaataatttatgtaaaaattgtttttaaaaacagacaatttttttgaaaacttaatttttattaatggtGTTACTTCACCGAACAATTTTCTtaaacattgattttttttaattaaagctaataatttatttaaaattatttttatttaattttttttatcaagatataatttttattaaagataaataaataacatttttcatgAGAGTTCTCTTTCTCAAAAATAATGTAGgtgtaaattttaaattgtagatattaaaaacttaatttttttttttttaaaggtgttACTTCAAGGGACAACCtcggtttttatttatttatttatttatttttaatttaataatttttttaaaataattgttatttatttatttatttgataaagatataatttttatttaagataaacaccttatttcaataaaaatattactttaaatacaacctttttatataagagtgtAGATCTCAAAATTGTCTAAGCCCATCTTCAGCATTTATTTGAAGTTCATTccttttccatatttttttgggctttttctatttgaattttggcCCAAGTCTTCAACCCATCTTCATGCCTATTTAGGAAATCAAATCCTGATCTTCCATTTTCTTGGTTTAATCTTCACCGTCCATTCATTCTAAACCCTAAAAAACCGAGTTTTCTCCAACATAGGCGCCCCTTCTACCCCTCTCTCTTCTTCTCCCttctattttttccttcatccCCCCTTTCATCTCACCCATGCCACTCCTCATAGCCATTGTCAGCGGCGCCACTGCTAGTCGATGCCTTCCCTCCGACAGCCTCCCTTCTCCCTTCATCTCTCCTTCCCCCTCTCTTTCTTACCCATGGATCCCATCAAACCCATACC
This DNA window, taken from Vitis riparia cultivar Riparia Gloire de Montpellier isolate 1030 chromosome 13, EGFV_Vit.rip_1.0, whole genome shotgun sequence, encodes the following:
- the LOC117928010 gene encoding uncharacterized protein LOC117928010 isoform X2, whose protein sequence is MKTRSSRERKPSKFKVSPFVHKLRKMVKHEASEQMILCGSPHPFFDRKTSIVSKYISELDDCEKLFIPMHDDCPGHWYLCIIDFKDFDIQILDSLRSKSRDEFRFKSVKKVGKMSSNSPLIGLLRFQPKIMGGTVECMSLDICRDSKMVIR
- the LOC117928010 gene encoding ubiquitin-like-specific protease 1 isoform X1 translates to MKTRSSRERKPSKFKVSPFVHKLRKMVKHEASEQMILCGSPHPFFDRKTSIVSKYISELDDCEKLFIPMHDDCPGHWYLCIIDFKDFDIQILDSLRSKSRDEFRFKSVKKVVEFCQTFFKLYDIGKDVFQFSIDWAPSIPTQDNGWDCGVHVIRHMQRFKNGDSMTRSDFCNSVKIRREIACDLVLHEGNREKQTIVAIVCTKTSTRAMKKLLL